In Drosophila miranda strain MSH22 chromosome Y unlocalized genomic scaffold, D.miranda_PacBio2.1 Contig_Y3_pilon, whole genome shotgun sequence, a single window of DNA contains:
- the LOC117194438 gene encoding rho GTPase-activating protein 19-like, translating into MLEKNLTQEGLFRKTGAVSRQNELRMHIQHDQPLDLELTGFSAHDCATVFKSFLAELPEPLLTDAHYPAHLQIAPLSQALMGGQVAATAERQQHLLNSVQLLLLLLPEEHRELLQHIIKMLHSVAAREESNKMSAENLAILFTPHLICPREMPPEALHYTATKMSSIVSMIQQGLEIFEVPGKLATDIRAYFLERKRKKTMSPEQTLEESISDDSTVNTVYTFVDRAATAAANNSNYTDTALAQLYAHIQSLPESSKKRRLIKQFNKQNGQGTPLQVIARSSSVP; encoded by the exons ATGCTGGAGAAGA ATCTCACCCAGGAGGGACTATTTCGCAAGACAGGAGCCGTTTCCAGGCAGAACGAGCTACGAATGCACATACAGCACGACCAGCCCTTGGATTTGGAACTGACAGGATTCTCGGCTCACGACTGTGCCACTGTTTTTAAGAGCTTTCTGGCCGAGCTGCCAGAGCCTTTGCTTACAGACGCCCACTATCCAGCACATCTTCAGATAGCGCCGCTTAGCCAGGCATTAATGGGGGGTCAGGTGGCGGCTACCGCAGAGCGCCAACAACATCTTCTCAACTCGGTGCAgctgctccttctcctgctcccCGAAGAGCATCGCGAGTTACTGCAGCACATTATTAAAATGCTCCATTCGGTGGCAGCGCGTGAGGAGAGCAACAAGATGTCCGCGGAGAATTTGGCCATCTTGTTTACACCGCACCTGATTTGCCCCAGGGAAATGCCGCCTGAGGCGCTCCACTATACGGCGACGAAGATGTCCAGCATTGTGTCCATGATTCAGCAGGGTCTGGAAATCTTCGAAGTTCCCGGAAAGCTAGCCACCGATATTCGGGCGTACTTTCTTGAGCGCAAACGCAAAAAAACCATGTCACCGGAGCAAACCCTTGAAGAATCCATCTCGGACGACTCGACGGTCAACACGGTGTACACTTTTGTAGATCGTGCCGCCACGGCAGcggcaaacaacagcaattACACGGACACTGCACTGGCGCAGCTGTACGCGCACATTCAGAGCCTTCCGGAGTCCTCCAAGAAGCGTCGCCTCATCAAGCAGTTTAACAAGCAAAACGGACAAG GCACACCGCTGCAGGTCATCGCGAGGAGCTCCAGCGTGCCATAA
- the LOC117194441 gene encoding uncharacterized protein LOC117194441 gives MDMEYANINEFNDRDLATRMRNSNYEKYKSLVRMHLSFELELNTDEFDMPYHEIVYEDKGKIKKWNRLSKKNRGPATGCTAGAGSKSAGNSPTETLQQQIDAGFLMHLEELKEFLMLEKNLTQEGLFRKTGAVSRQSELRMHIQHDQPLDLELTGFSAHDCATVFKRLSGRAARAFAYRRPLSSTSSDSAA, from the exons ATGGACATGGAATACGCCAACATCAATGAATTTAATGACCGCGACCTAGCGACACGCATGCGCAACAGCAATTATGAAAAATACAAGTCTCTGGTGCGCATGCACCTCTCCTTCGAGCTGGAACTAAACACCGACGA GTTCGACATGCCGTACCATGAAATCGTCTACGAAGATAAGGGCAAGATAAAGAAGTGGAATCGCCTCTCCAAGAAGAATCGCGGACCTGCCACAGGCTGCACGGCTGGGGCAGGCAGTAAATCGGCGGGCAACAGTCCCACTGAAACGCTGCAGCAACAAATTGATGCAGGCTTTCTGATGCACCTGGAGGAGCTCAAAGAGTTTCTTATGCTGGAGAAGA ATCTCACCCAGGAGGGACTATTTCGCAAGACAGGAGCCGTTTCCAGGCAGAGCGAGCTACGAATGCACATACAGCACGACCAGCCTTTGGATTTGGAACTGACAGGATTCTCGGCTCACGACTGTGCCACTGTTTTTAAGAGGCTTTCTGGCCGAGCTGCCAGAGCCTTTGCTTACAGACGCCCACTATCCAGCACATCTTCAGATAGCGCCGCTTAG